In Marivirga salinae, a single window of DNA contains:
- a CDS encoding tetratricopeptide repeat protein: MNLNKKLFFILTGTALISCQQEDSPTEYSAPKTTAQLESIEKRQDSIIQEHLKEGAWKYSYYSPEWQEEIDKGLAKDSTIAYLWQQKAMPLFKQGKYEIGMPYLDKAVKYNRRQWQDYRAFMKCIFSKTYRAAIVDFKDYQKRFGSGHVMDHSYDFYIALSYLQLNEFHKAEILFKSIHETQLSKNGKEWLHPVELFYYGISKFEQAKYLEANELFDLALTLHDQFSDVQYYKAMCLSKMEKREEAKELMAIAEKNGKDGFSLNEDNAFYERYPYQVRWR; encoded by the coding sequence ATGAATCTGAATAAAAAGCTATTTTTTATTTTGACGGGCACTGCACTTATCAGCTGTCAGCAAGAAGATAGCCCCACCGAATATAGTGCTCCAAAAACGACTGCTCAATTAGAATCCATAGAAAAGAGACAGGACAGTATTATTCAAGAACATCTGAAAGAAGGTGCTTGGAAGTATTCCTATTATTCCCCTGAATGGCAGGAAGAGATTGACAAAGGTCTCGCGAAAGACTCTACCATTGCTTATCTGTGGCAGCAAAAAGCCATGCCTCTATTCAAACAGGGGAAGTATGAAATTGGCATGCCCTATCTTGATAAAGCCGTAAAGTACAACAGAAGACAGTGGCAGGATTACAGGGCTTTTATGAAATGCATATTCTCAAAAACATACAGGGCAGCCATAGTTGATTTTAAAGATTACCAAAAAAGGTTTGGAAGTGGACATGTCATGGATCATAGTTATGATTTTTATATCGCACTTTCTTATCTTCAACTCAATGAATTTCACAAAGCAGAAATCTTGTTTAAAAGCATTCATGAAACACAATTGTCGAAAAACGGGAAAGAATGGTTGCATCCTGTAGAGCTGTTTTATTACGGCATCAGCAAATTTGAACAAGCAAAATACCTCGAGGCAAATGAATTATTTGATTTGGCCTTAACCCTTCACGACCAATTTTCAGACGTACAGTATTATAAAGCAATGTGCCTGAGTAAAATGGAGAAAAGGGAGGAAGCCAAAGAACTAATGGCCATTGCTGAGAAAAACGGAAAAGACGGATTTTCTTTAAATGAAGATAACGCATTCTATGAAAGATATCCTTACCAGGTGAGGTGGCGTTAA
- a CDS encoding TraB/GumN family protein yields MKSVKNIFILLLFIATLQQTQAQQEMALENSTLWKVEHAKLEKPSYILGTLHMMCASDFQIPEKVNIAMAAVDALVVEINLSDSSEIQKMQASMASSKKISEELSPSQFEQLDTLVQRIVGMPLVNLDAYGLQVLSSIMISKMLPCTDIKLFEAELMQIAKTNTIPIYAFETIEEQMAIVKEAYPLESSYDQLMLHDSYKRDFNKAITAYKNEKLTESVSYLTRPEYMDENATLLMQVKRNQNWVQQMPKMMEKGSNLFAVGAAHLTDEFGLIQLLRKEGYTVSPVLN; encoded by the coding sequence ATGAAATCTGTAAAAAACATCTTTATCCTCCTACTTTTTATTGCAACACTGCAACAGACACAAGCTCAACAAGAGATGGCGTTAGAAAACTCCACTCTTTGGAAAGTAGAACATGCTAAGCTGGAAAAGCCCTCTTACATCTTGGGTACTCTACATATGATGTGTGCCAGCGACTTTCAAATACCAGAAAAAGTAAACATTGCGATGGCTGCAGTTGATGCCTTGGTTGTTGAAATTAATTTATCTGACAGTTCTGAAATTCAAAAAATGCAAGCCTCCATGGCTTCTTCTAAAAAGATATCAGAGGAGTTAAGCCCAAGTCAATTTGAACAACTAGACACTTTGGTACAACGCATTGTTGGAATGCCCTTAGTAAATCTTGATGCTTACGGCCTTCAGGTGCTGAGTTCTATAATGATTTCAAAAATGTTACCTTGTACGGACATAAAACTCTTTGAAGCTGAATTAATGCAGATAGCCAAAACAAATACAATCCCTATTTATGCCTTCGAAACAATAGAAGAGCAAATGGCTATCGTAAAGGAAGCCTATCCTCTTGAATCATCTTACGACCAATTAATGCTACATGATTCTTACAAAAGAGATTTCAACAAAGCAATTACTGCTTATAAAAATGAAAAGCTTACTGAGTCAGTTAGTTACCTTACCAGACCGGAATATATGGATGAAAATGCCACACTACTTATGCAAGTAAAACGAAACCAAAATTGGGTACAACAGATGCCCAAAATGATGGAAAAAGGCAGTAATCTGTTTGCTGTAGGTGCCGCTCATTTAACGGATGAATTCGGCCTCATCCAATTATTGAGAAAAGAAGGATATACGGTTAGCCCAGTCTTAAATTAG
- a CDS encoding DUF3667 domain-containing protein translates to MENTTNKKELEKSENQSTLERIDGKYIWREFVSVLIFEKGILFTIKELFVRPGDTIREFLHYDRSKLVKPISFLIFSSLVLIIIHNILGLKTDRAPQHFDSNGAMIALEWIEDNYEIVIILSGIFIGLWTSLFFIKSSFNIYEIFILVFFTTGIVSLICTLFKIVESITGFESSYLSLIIPLFYSTWAIGNFFNKNKFLSYFKGFLAYLFGSTMLPLFIIIIGLLLDVFSKSN, encoded by the coding sequence ATGGAAAATACTACAAATAAAAAGGAATTAGAAAAATCTGAAAATCAGAGCACTTTAGAGAGAATTGACGGAAAGTATATCTGGCGTGAATTTGTTAGTGTTTTAATCTTTGAAAAAGGAATACTATTTACCATCAAGGAACTATTTGTAAGACCAGGTGATACCATTCGAGAATTCCTACATTACGATAGAAGCAAACTGGTAAAGCCAATTTCTTTTTTAATTTTCAGTTCATTAGTCTTAATCATAATTCACAATATTTTAGGTCTCAAAACTGATAGGGCACCACAACATTTTGATAGTAATGGAGCAATGATAGCTTTGGAATGGATTGAAGATAATTATGAGATTGTTATTATTTTATCGGGAATTTTTATTGGATTATGGACCAGTTTATTTTTTATAAAATCAAGTTTTAATATTTACGAGATATTCATTTTGGTTTTTTTTACAACTGGAATTGTAAGCTTGATTTGCACTTTATTTAAAATTGTGGAAAGTATTACTGGTTTCGAAAGCTCCTATTTGTCATTGATTATTCCACTGTTTTATTCAACTTGGGCTATTGGAAACTTCTTTAACAAAAATAAATTTCTGAGTTATTTTAAAGGCTTTCTTGCTTATCTTTTTGGATCTACGATGTTACCCCTCTTTATAATTATAATTGGCCTTTTACTTGATGTGTTTAGTAAAAGCAATTAG
- a CDS encoding DUF885 domain-containing protein, translating to MLTKTKHSFLLLIILIAAISCQGPSEKKEDTAKKDDLSKELTIWLDEKYEESLQKSPLTLTTLGRKDHYGQLDDVSMKALEEEANWMQQTVEELQTKFDYEQLDKQAQLSYDLWVYKNEVKQKEVKWKPMEYVFDQMTSVHTRLPTLLINFHKVDSLSDMKAYISRVEKIEIAMDQLLTRARLQAEKEILPPRFALELVQKEAKALIDGQPFTEGEKSTAIFKDMNKKIDALLEDESITKEEGDMLKKSSKEALVNAFGPAYQKLIAWTEKEIPNAKEKPTGLSRHENGDAYYNYRLSTSTTTELTADEIHSIGLSEVKRIQNEMIAIKEEIGFDGDLQAFFKFVNEDSQFYFPNTDEGRQAYLDEATKFIDEITEKLPDYFGILPKASLEVKRVEAFREQDGAPQHYMQGTPDGSRPGTYYVHLSDMTSMPKTTLEGVAYHEGNPGHHMQISIAQELEGIPKFRTQGFYNAYIEGWALYSEKLAKEMGQYKNPYYDYGRLVNEIWRAIRLVVDTGLHSKGWTEADAIKYFTENSSISANAIIAEVRRYMVMPGQATGYKIGMIKIFELRAKAKQELGDQFDIKNFHDLVLGSGALPLNLLEQEVDAWIVKNKEAA from the coding sequence ATGCTTACAAAAACTAAACACTCGTTCCTGCTATTGATAATCCTAATAGCAGCCATTTCATGTCAAGGACCTTCCGAGAAAAAAGAAGACACGGCCAAGAAAGATGACCTCAGTAAAGAATTAACCATTTGGTTAGATGAAAAATATGAGGAATCACTTCAAAAAAGTCCTTTGACTTTGACTACTTTAGGTCGCAAGGATCATTATGGGCAGCTTGATGATGTAAGTATGAAAGCATTAGAAGAGGAGGCAAATTGGATGCAGCAAACAGTAGAAGAGCTTCAGACAAAATTTGACTACGAGCAACTGGATAAGCAAGCACAATTATCTTATGATTTATGGGTATACAAAAATGAGGTAAAACAAAAAGAAGTGAAATGGAAACCCATGGAATATGTTTTTGATCAGATGACTTCCGTGCATACTCGCTTACCTACTTTATTAATCAATTTTCATAAAGTGGATAGTTTGTCTGATATGAAGGCATATATAAGTCGAGTGGAGAAAATAGAAATTGCCATGGATCAATTACTAACCAGAGCCAGGTTACAAGCTGAAAAAGAGATTCTGCCTCCACGTTTTGCTTTAGAACTTGTTCAAAAAGAAGCAAAAGCCTTGATTGATGGTCAGCCATTTACTGAAGGTGAAAAGTCCACCGCCATTTTCAAAGACATGAATAAAAAGATCGATGCACTATTGGAGGATGAATCAATAACAAAAGAGGAAGGGGACATGCTGAAAAAATCCTCAAAAGAAGCTCTAGTTAATGCTTTTGGCCCAGCTTATCAGAAACTGATTGCCTGGACAGAAAAGGAGATCCCCAATGCCAAGGAAAAACCTACTGGATTAAGCCGACATGAAAATGGAGATGCCTACTACAATTACAGATTAAGTACCTCCACTACTACAGAATTAACTGCTGATGAAATTCACTCTATTGGTTTGTCAGAAGTTAAACGTATCCAAAACGAAATGATAGCAATTAAAGAAGAGATTGGGTTTGATGGCGATTTACAAGCTTTCTTCAAGTTTGTGAATGAAGATTCGCAGTTCTATTTCCCCAATACAGACGAGGGCCGACAAGCCTACCTGGATGAGGCAACCAAATTCATTGATGAAATTACTGAGAAATTACCTGATTATTTTGGCATCTTACCAAAAGCAAGTTTAGAAGTAAAGAGAGTAGAAGCCTTTAGAGAGCAAGATGGCGCCCCTCAACACTATATGCAAGGTACGCCTGATGGCTCACGACCGGGTACATACTATGTCCATCTGTCGGATATGACTTCCATGCCTAAAACAACTTTAGAGGGTGTGGCTTATCATGAAGGGAATCCGGGGCACCATATGCAAATTTCTATCGCTCAGGAACTAGAAGGGATTCCGAAGTTTAGAACTCAAGGGTTCTATAATGCCTATATAGAAGGCTGGGCTTTATATTCTGAAAAGCTTGCCAAAGAAATGGGCCAATACAAGAACCCATATTATGATTACGGTCGATTGGTGAACGAAATTTGGAGAGCCATTAGACTAGTGGTAGATACTGGTTTGCATTCAAAAGGCTGGACAGAAGCGGACGCCATTAAATACTTTACTGAAAATTCTTCGATTTCGGCTAATGCTATCATTGCTGAAGTAAGACGCTATATGGTGATGCCGGGACAGGCAACAGGCTATAAAATAGGGATGATTAAGATTTTTGAACTGAGAGCTAAGGCCAAGCAAGAATTAGGAGATCAATTTGATATCAAAAATTTCCATGATCTCGTATTAGGCAGCGGGGCATTACCCTTGAACTTATTAGAACAAGAGGTTGATGCTTGGATTGTTAAGAACAAAGAGGCCGCTTAA
- a CDS encoding RNA polymerase sigma factor — MQITEEAFLAAINKHKGILYKVSRMYFDNLEDQQDLFQEIILQLWKSIGSFKGTSELSSWMYRVSLNTAIVFFKKEKRKPGQESLLDGEGIPEEQYDDHKDQQLVHFYEAVKKLNKIEKAIILQLVEGFSGKEIAQNLGLSESNVRVKTKRTKEKLQNIIKIQGYES; from the coding sequence ATGCAAATCACGGAAGAAGCATTCTTAGCAGCGATCAACAAACACAAAGGCATCCTCTATAAAGTATCGAGGATGTACTTTGACAATCTTGAAGATCAGCAAGACCTATTTCAGGAGATTATCCTTCAATTGTGGAAATCCATAGGCAGCTTTAAAGGAACTAGCGAATTGTCTTCTTGGATGTATAGAGTATCCCTAAACACGGCTATTGTCTTCTTTAAAAAGGAGAAAAGAAAGCCTGGGCAGGAAAGCCTTTTAGATGGTGAAGGGATCCCGGAAGAACAATATGATGACCATAAAGACCAGCAACTAGTACATTTCTATGAGGCTGTCAAAAAGCTAAACAAGATTGAGAAAGCCATCATTCTACAGCTTGTTGAAGGGTTCTCCGGTAAAGAGATCGCGCAAAACTTAGGCTTGTCAGAATCTAATGTCAGAGTGAAGACTAAGAGAACAAAAGAAAAATTACAAAACATTATAAAAATACAAGGATATGAATCTTGA